The Pelagibacterium halotolerans B2 genome has a segment encoding these proteins:
- a CDS encoding peroxidase family protein has product MVTYIKSDLEFILKQIKISEAHALYLETEGAEGAPLFGESLNANPASIPAYNIAWGLRTVDGTYNHLLPGQELWGSADREFPELMEPQYRTVTAMVDFDGPGPMAPIPFEMTYTPGVDADGPGPNATPGDVIDPSVRIISNLIVDQTLGNPAAILTALEAAGVDDPGLVITQQISAAYAPLRPLFIDVAEAARVEASAAAAAAANPGNLLLQQAAEDAALDLANAQAALDAAASVPGGLNELLDANGIAMDGANLHIPNVAPDEGLSAPFNSWFTLFGQFFDHGLDLVNKGGSGTVMIPLQPDDPLYVEGSSTNFMVLTRATTGPGPDGIMVDDPSTAVDESADNVRPINTTTPFVDQNQTYTSHPSHQVFLREYEAGPNGPIATGRLIEGANGGMATWGEVKAQAANILGIQLTDLDVGSVPLVRTDPYGNFIPGLNGLPQLVVGVGADGIPNTGDDIVVEGNIGVPVDPTAVGAVRTNHGFLVDIAHTAVPDGLEDGDTEIGGNIPEDGFYDDELLDAHFIAGDGRANENVGLTAVHHVFHAEHNRLVEHTKEMVIATGDLDFINEWLTDPVGAVPASPDGLAWNGERIFQAAKFGTEMQYQHLVFEEFARKVQPTINTFLVPDGFDITLDPSIVAEFAHVVYRFGHSMLTESIDQYSPEFVPNHISLIQGFLNPTAFTGPGSTILDEVAAGAVIRGMTRQVGNEIDEFVTSALRNNLLGLPLDLATINLTRGRDTGVPSLNEARRSFYEATNQDVRLKPYESWVDYAGHLKHEASIINFIAAYGTHALITGESTVEGKRAASMAIIFGTEQGVDDNGDGVVDRMIAPPVDALDFLNGQGEYADDLGGLENVDLWIGGLAEEIMPFGGMLGATFNFVFEVQMENLQSGDRFYYLQRLDGLHLFGEMENNSFAGMIMRNTDAAHLPSDVFSTPGFILEVDQSRQFNPDTGVYLPGDDGVLGDDPATVGVDESLDDVVDTNADPAGGGILTPLVVRNNPATPGADTNYLRYTGGDHVVLGGTDPGNGFNPSGDDIIIGGIGDDTLYGDGGDDLLEGGFGNDIINGGDGDDIITDSGGDDNIKGGAGNDVIHAGPGLDLVLAGSGQDFVFLGTDEGSEVFAGEGNDFIYGNKNAERILGNEGNDWIETGTFDGAPGDNFDEIFAHDGIDGHDVFLGDGGFDEFIGEGGDDIFVGSPGRGKMAGMSGWDWATYKDSTLAVDADLSLPIIFDEAPTIPGNAALDEYQSVEGLSGSAHDDVLTGTNVLAEDRVPADPNADPMGGLEGYLGSAIDAESIALISGLQDVLGAGVTEYSAGDIILGGDGSDIMMGQMGDDIIDGDKWLDVQIGVFDIGDTDHTGEPLELHNSMTTLAQRMFSGELNPGQLSIVRTIRQADGSNDLDVAVFGDVMENYDIDFNPDGTITVTHVDVTDGLESDGTDTLRHVEILRFADQDFSLAVAATGAPVISDTTPTQTMNLTADTSSIDDLNGLGVFSFQWQSSLDGTTWNDIGGATTDSFTPTAGQINMQLRLVVTFTDGLGTLETVISEPTSVVGAFFNGTSSANTFGGTAGEDHAYGLGGHDTLSGEDGNDLIDGGSGNDTISGGAGDDTLAGGDGIDTMDGGDGNDIMNGGGNGDIMDGGEGNDTMIGGAGNDQMSGGLGDDVMDGDLGADTMNGGDGNDTMNGGGNGDIMDGGDGNDTMDGGAGADQMSGGLGDDILEGDVGQDILDGGSGNDTMSGEVGNDWLIGGEGDDTIDGGDGIDTAFFSGSLGDYDIALNGTGGIVVTDTVGTDGVDTITNVERLNFGGQVFTIVNGTNNADNPLVGAGGAQILLGFDGDDTINGVGGNDGVHGGAGDDIIVWAPGSGSDVVNGGTEGAGGDVFQITGGAGTETFNIYTRNAAIANIGYTGNAEIVITRAVGVGAAVIIAQLTEIEELVVNTLTVSSPGGAGGGVDSGDTIAVFGDFTETSLNMNTITIDGSTGNDTIDITSLGSAHRIVFKSNGGQDTIIGALRDQDVIEFPSGAVLADYVTTQDENGVVTMSNGTHSVSYTPAAGQSPQIGGAADDAEEEDLAGDADDGALAAVPTIGTSQNDVLTGTDTADHLIGFSGDDVIVGLAGADVLLGGEGADFIAAWAGEDMVFGGAGNDTVLGGDDADLLYGDDGDDRIFGDAGDDLINGGAGNDTVVAGAGDDRIVAAAGDGDDSYFGDEINGGTGTDTLDMSSISSGVTVNLGDGVGGYGSAMSAVSGSDTLWGIENVVTGAGNDTITASETANVIDGGTGNDTFVFGSAAAANGDTIIGFEAGDKLDLSAIDADTGTAGNQTFTLVNGAQTAGVGQLLVTHETRADGDYTVVEGNVGNGEEADFKISLKGTHELVSTDFSL; this is encoded by the coding sequence ATGGTTACCTATATCAAGAGCGATCTGGAATTCATCCTCAAACAGATCAAGATTTCCGAAGCCCACGCCCTCTACCTGGAAACGGAGGGGGCCGAGGGCGCGCCGCTGTTCGGGGAGAGCCTGAACGCCAATCCCGCGTCAATTCCGGCCTATAATATCGCCTGGGGGCTGCGCACCGTCGACGGGACCTACAACCATCTGCTTCCGGGCCAGGAATTGTGGGGATCGGCGGATCGGGAATTTCCCGAGTTGATGGAGCCGCAATATCGAACCGTGACGGCGATGGTCGATTTCGACGGGCCGGGGCCGATGGCGCCGATACCGTTCGAGATGACCTATACGCCGGGTGTCGATGCGGACGGACCGGGGCCGAACGCTACGCCTGGTGACGTCATTGATCCCTCCGTCCGCATCATCTCCAACCTGATCGTCGACCAGACGCTCGGCAATCCCGCAGCCATTCTCACGGCGCTGGAGGCTGCTGGCGTGGACGATCCGGGGCTGGTCATCACCCAGCAGATTTCGGCCGCCTATGCGCCGTTGCGCCCATTGTTCATCGATGTCGCCGAGGCGGCGCGGGTGGAGGCATCGGCCGCAGCCGCGGCTGCGGCCAATCCCGGCAATCTGCTGCTTCAGCAGGCTGCCGAGGATGCAGCGCTCGACTTGGCCAACGCGCAAGCCGCTCTCGACGCGGCGGCCAGCGTGCCCGGCGGGCTGAACGAATTGCTCGACGCCAACGGCATTGCGATGGATGGTGCAAACCTGCATATCCCCAACGTCGCGCCCGACGAGGGTCTGTCGGCACCCTTCAATTCCTGGTTCACGCTGTTCGGTCAATTCTTCGACCACGGCCTCGATCTGGTCAACAAGGGTGGCAGCGGCACCGTGATGATCCCGCTGCAGCCTGACGATCCGCTCTATGTCGAGGGCAGTTCCACAAACTTCATGGTGCTGACCCGCGCAACAACGGGACCAGGGCCCGACGGGATCATGGTCGATGATCCGTCGACGGCGGTCGATGAGTCCGCAGACAATGTGCGGCCCATCAACACGACGACCCCATTTGTGGACCAGAACCAGACCTATACCTCCCATCCCTCCCATCAGGTGTTCCTGCGTGAATACGAAGCAGGACCCAATGGTCCGATTGCCACAGGCAGGCTGATCGAAGGCGCAAACGGTGGCATGGCCACATGGGGCGAGGTCAAGGCACAAGCAGCAAATATCCTCGGCATTCAATTGACCGATCTCGACGTAGGGAGTGTGCCGCTGGTTCGCACCGACCCTTACGGCAATTTTATTCCCGGCCTCAACGGCCTGCCACAACTGGTCGTCGGCGTTGGTGCGGACGGCATACCCAACACCGGCGACGATATTGTCGTGGAGGGAAATATCGGGGTGCCTGTCGATCCCACAGCAGTGGGCGCGGTCCGCACCAATCACGGATTTCTCGTCGACATCGCCCATACGGCCGTGCCTGACGGGCTCGAGGACGGCGATACCGAGATTGGCGGGAACATTCCCGAGGACGGGTTCTATGACGACGAGTTGCTGGACGCGCACTTTATCGCGGGTGATGGCCGCGCCAACGAGAATGTTGGCCTGACGGCGGTTCACCACGTCTTTCATGCCGAGCATAACCGCCTTGTCGAGCACACCAAGGAGATGGTGATCGCCACTGGCGATCTCGACTTCATAAACGAATGGCTGACCGATCCGGTCGGTGCGGTTCCGGCCTCTCCGGATGGGCTCGCATGGAATGGCGAGCGGATATTCCAGGCGGCCAAGTTCGGCACCGAAATGCAATATCAGCACCTGGTGTTCGAGGAGTTTGCCCGCAAGGTACAGCCGACGATCAACACGTTCCTCGTGCCCGACGGGTTCGACATCACGCTCGATCCCTCGATCGTGGCCGAGTTCGCGCATGTCGTTTACCGGTTCGGTCATTCGATGCTTACGGAATCGATCGATCAGTACAGCCCTGAATTCGTGCCAAATCATATCAGCCTGATCCAGGGCTTCCTCAATCCCACGGCGTTCACAGGGCCGGGCTCCACGATTCTGGACGAGGTTGCGGCCGGCGCGGTCATTCGCGGCATGACCCGACAGGTCGGCAACGAAATCGACGAGTTCGTGACCAGCGCGCTGCGCAACAACCTCCTTGGCCTGCCGCTCGATCTTGCGACAATCAACCTGACACGCGGGCGTGATACGGGCGTGCCCTCTCTCAACGAGGCCCGCCGCAGCTTCTATGAGGCGACCAACCAGGACGTGCGATTGAAACCCTATGAAAGCTGGGTCGATTATGCAGGTCACCTCAAGCACGAAGCGTCGATCATCAACTTCATTGCCGCTTACGGCACGCATGCGCTGATAACCGGTGAAAGCACGGTCGAAGGCAAGCGCGCAGCCTCCATGGCGATTATCTTCGGCACCGAGCAAGGTGTCGACGACAACGGCGATGGCGTTGTCGATCGTATGATTGCGCCGCCAGTGGATGCCCTCGATTTCCTCAATGGGCAGGGCGAATACGCCGATGACCTCGGTGGCCTGGAGAATGTCGATCTGTGGATCGGCGGCCTAGCTGAAGAGATCATGCCGTTCGGTGGCATGCTCGGCGCTACGTTCAATTTCGTCTTCGAAGTGCAGATGGAAAATCTGCAGAGCGGGGATCGCTTCTATTATCTGCAACGCCTCGATGGCCTGCATCTGTTCGGCGAGATGGAAAACAACTCGTTTGCCGGCATGATCATGCGCAACACCGATGCGGCGCACCTGCCTTCGGATGTCTTTTCGACGCCGGGATTCATCCTCGAGGTCGATCAGTCGCGGCAGTTCAACCCCGATACCGGCGTATATCTGCCCGGCGACGACGGCGTTCTGGGTGACGATCCGGCGACCGTCGGTGTGGACGAAAGCCTCGACGATGTCGTTGACACCAACGCGGACCCGGCGGGCGGGGGCATCCTTACGCCGCTTGTCGTTCGCAACAATCCCGCCACCCCCGGCGCCGACACGAACTATCTGCGCTACACGGGCGGTGACCACGTCGTGCTTGGCGGCACCGATCCCGGAAATGGGTTCAATCCGAGCGGAGACGATATCATCATCGGTGGTATCGGTGACGATACGCTCTACGGGGATGGCGGCGACGACCTGCTGGAAGGCGGGTTCGGCAACGACATCATCAACGGCGGCGATGGTGACGACATCATCACCGACAGCGGTGGCGATGACAACATCAAGGGCGGTGCCGGCAATGATGTCATTCACGCCGGGCCGGGTCTCGATCTGGTGCTTGCCGGATCCGGCCAGGACTTCGTGTTCCTGGGCACGGATGAGGGTTCGGAGGTCTTTGCCGGCGAAGGCAACGACTTCATCTACGGCAACAAGAACGCCGAACGCATTCTCGGCAACGAGGGCAATGACTGGATCGAAACGGGCACGTTCGACGGCGCGCCCGGCGACAATTTCGACGAGATATTCGCCCATGACGGCATCGACGGGCACGACGTGTTCCTGGGCGATGGCGGGTTTGACGAATTCATCGGCGAAGGTGGCGACGACATCTTCGTGGGGAGCCCTGGTCGTGGCAAAATGGCCGGAATGTCCGGCTGGGACTGGGCGACCTACAAGGACAGCACTCTGGCTGTAGATGCCGATCTTTCGCTTCCGATCATCTTCGATGAAGCGCCCACGATACCCGGAAATGCGGCCCTCGATGAATATCAGTCGGTCGAAGGGCTATCGGGCTCGGCTCATGACGACGTTCTGACCGGGACCAATGTGCTGGCCGAGGACCGTGTTCCCGCAGATCCCAACGCGGACCCGATGGGCGGGCTCGAAGGATATCTCGGCAGCGCAATCGACGCTGAATCCATTGCCCTGATTTCCGGGCTCCAGGACGTTCTGGGTGCCGGTGTGACCGAATACAGCGCCGGTGACATCATCCTGGGCGGCGACGGCAGCGACATCATGATGGGCCAGATGGGCGACGATATCATCGATGGCGACAAATGGCTCGACGTGCAGATCGGCGTCTTTGACATCGGCGATACCGATCATACCGGAGAGCCGTTGGAGTTGCACAACTCGATGACGACGCTCGCTCAGAGAATGTTCTCGGGTGAACTCAACCCGGGCCAACTCTCGATCGTCCGCACCATTCGGCAGGCCGACGGGTCGAACGATCTCGACGTCGCGGTCTTTGGCGACGTGATGGAGAACTATGACATCGACTTCAATCCCGACGGCACCATTACGGTTACGCATGTCGATGTTACGGACGGGCTTGAGTCCGATGGCACAGACACGCTGAGACATGTCGAAATCCTGCGCTTTGCCGATCAGGACTTCTCTCTCGCCGTCGCGGCGACCGGTGCACCGGTAATCAGCGATACGACGCCGACGCAGACAATGAACCTCACGGCTGACACGTCGAGTATCGATGATCTCAATGGGCTCGGCGTCTTCTCGTTCCAGTGGCAGTCATCTCTGGATGGAACGACCTGGAACGATATTGGAGGTGCGACTACCGACTCCTTCACGCCGACGGCCGGCCAGATCAACATGCAGTTGCGTCTCGTTGTGACCTTTACCGACGGACTCGGCACACTCGAAACGGTTATTTCGGAACCGACGAGCGTGGTGGGCGCCTTCTTCAACGGCACCTCCTCGGCCAATACGTTCGGTGGTACTGCCGGCGAGGATCATGCGTATGGATTAGGCGGGCACGACACGCTTTCGGGTGAGGATGGCAATGACTTGATCGATGGTGGCTCAGGTAACGATACGATCTCGGGTGGTGCCGGCGATGATACCTTGGCCGGCGGCGACGGCATCGACACGATGGATGGTGGCGACGGCAACGACATCATGAATGGCGGCGGGAACGGCGACATCATGGATGGTGGCGAGGGCAACGACACCATGATTGGCGGTGCCGGCAACGATCAGATGTCCGGCGGGCTGGGCGACGACGTCATGGACGGCGATCTCGGTGCGGATACCATGAATGGCGGCGACGGCAACGACACCATGAATGGCGGCGGGAACGGCGACATCATGGACGGTGGCGATGGCAACGATACCATGGACGGTGGTGCCGGTGCCGACCAGATGTCGGGCGGCCTTGGCGATGACATTTTGGAAGGCGATGTCGGTCAGGATATTCTGGACGGCGGTTCCGGCAACGACACAATGAGCGGCGAAGTCGGCAACGACTGGCTGATCGGGGGCGAGGGAGACGATACAATCGATGGCGGCGACGGCATCGATACCGCCTTCTTCTCCGGATCGCTGGGTGATTACGATATTGCGCTCAACGGAACGGGAGGGATCGTTGTTACCGATACCGTTGGAACCGATGGTGTCGATACTATTACCAATGTCGAACGCCTGAACTTCGGCGGGCAGGTCTTCACAATCGTCAACGGCACCAACAATGCCGACAATCCGTTGGTCGGTGCTGGTGGGGCGCAAATCCTGCTGGGCTTCGATGGCGACGACACCATCAACGGTGTTGGTGGCAATGACGGCGTCCATGGCGGGGCCGGCGACGATATAATCGTCTGGGCTCCCGGCAGCGGCAGCGATGTCGTCAATGGCGGAACGGAAGGCGCCGGCGGCGACGTGTTCCAGATCACCGGCGGTGCCGGCACGGAAACGTTCAACATCTACACCCGGAACGCGGCCATCGCCAATATCGGCTACACCGGCAATGCCGAGATCGTCATTACCAGGGCTGTTGGCGTTGGTGCGGCGGTGATCATAGCTCAACTTACGGAAATCGAGGAGCTGGTGGTCAACACGCTGACGGTGTCGTCACCCGGCGGGGCCGGTGGCGGCGTCGACAGCGGCGATACGATCGCAGTGTTCGGCGACTTCACCGAAACCAGTCTCAACATGAATACCATCACTATCGATGGCTCGACGGGCAATGATACGATCGATATTACCTCGCTCGGCTCGGCGCACCGTATCGTGTTCAAATCCAATGGCGGGCAGGACACCATTATTGGCGCCCTGCGCGACCAGGACGTCATAGAATTTCCGTCGGGGGCGGTGCTTGCGGACTATGTAACGACACAAGACGAAAACGGTGTCGTTACGATGAGCAACGGCACCCACTCGGTCAGCTATACCCCCGCTGCGGGTCAGTCGCCTCAAATCGGCGGAGCTGCCGATGATGCCGAGGAGGAAGACCTCGCCGGCGATGCTGACGACGGCGCCCTGGCCGCGGTACCAACGATCGGCACCAGCCAGAACGACGTTCTGACAGGCACGGATACTGCCGACCATCTGATCGGCTTCAGCGGCGACGACGTGATTGTCGGACTGGCCGGGGCCGACGTGCTGCTTGGCGGAGAAGGAGCCGACTTCATCGCGGCCTGGGCCGGAGAGGACATGGTATTCGGCGGCGCCGGGAACGACACGGTCCTGGGCGGTGACGATGCCGATCTTCTCTACGGCGACGATGGCGACGACCGCATTTTCGGCGATGCCGGAGATGATCTCATCAACGGTGGTGCCGGAAACGACACAGTTGTCGCCGGCGCGGGTGACGACCGCATCGTGGCTGCGGCAGGAGACGGCGACGACTCCTATTTCGGTGACGAGATCAACGGTGGCACCGGAACCGACACGCTCGACATGTCCTCGATATCGTCCGGCGTTACGGTAAATTTGGGGGATGGTGTCGGCGGTTATGGGAGTGCCATGAGCGCGGTGTCCGGCTCGGACACGCTCTGGGGCATCGAGAACGTCGTTACCGGGGCCGGCAACGACACCATTACCGCCAGCGAGACCGCCAACGTCATCGACGGCGGCACCGGTAACGACACCTTTGTCTTCGGCTCCGCCGCTGCCGCCAATGGCGA
- a CDS encoding sensor histidine kinase has product MAILGGWITSTISASTLNSAAKSSSVFVETFLEPYVQDLPADGAMTTERMVRLDGLLADTPLGERLISVKVWRTDGTVIYSTNRDLIGRQFNTTDVRRAASGEIVASYDALDNREGATERATGLPLIEIYAPLRAQDGEIVAVGEYYEHAPWFAEELERARLATWAVVGATTAGMIGILFLLVARGSSVIASQRSQLDHRIAEADLMAAQNENLREAADKARLDASEANEQLLARIGADLHDGPIQMLSLLTLRLSAQQEQADDDQDEPGAGGALIAQDVLRELRTISAGLVLPEIDSIDLRGALQLAVLRHEGLTGTKIAVSFGKLPRSSSLPLKTCAYRVVQEALSNAYKHAGDVHTEVRATVSKNRLYITVSDCGPGMPDGERSASAREQLGLAGIRNRINALKGEFSIEPRQGGGTCIGVVLPLN; this is encoded by the coding sequence ATGGCAATTCTGGGCGGCTGGATCACCAGCACCATTTCCGCCAGCACCCTCAACAGCGCCGCGAAATCGAGCTCGGTGTTCGTCGAAACCTTCCTTGAGCCCTATGTTCAGGACTTGCCGGCAGATGGCGCGATGACGACCGAGCGGATGGTTCGGCTCGATGGTCTGCTGGCCGATACCCCGCTTGGAGAGCGTCTCATCTCGGTTAAGGTCTGGCGTACCGACGGCACCGTGATCTACAGCACGAACAGAGACCTGATCGGACGGCAGTTCAACACCACCGACGTTAGACGCGCCGCCAGCGGCGAAATCGTCGCCTCCTACGACGCGCTTGACAATCGCGAAGGGGCAACCGAACGGGCGACCGGTTTGCCCCTGATCGAAATCTACGCTCCGCTCCGCGCACAGGACGGCGAGATCGTCGCCGTCGGCGAATATTACGAGCATGCGCCCTGGTTCGCCGAGGAGCTGGAGCGGGCCCGGCTCGCCACCTGGGCCGTGGTCGGCGCCACCACGGCGGGGATGATCGGAATCCTGTTCCTCCTCGTCGCCCGGGGCAGTTCGGTCATTGCCAGCCAGCGCAGCCAGCTCGATCATCGCATTGCAGAGGCCGACCTTATGGCTGCCCAGAACGAGAACCTGCGCGAAGCCGCCGACAAGGCCCGCCTCGATGCAAGCGAGGCCAATGAGCAGTTGCTCGCAAGGATCGGAGCGGACCTCCATGACGGTCCCATCCAGATGCTGAGCCTGTTGACGCTGCGCCTCTCCGCACAGCAGGAACAAGCCGACGACGACCAGGACGAACCGGGCGCCGGTGGCGCCCTGATCGCTCAGGACGTCCTGCGGGAATTGCGCACCATCTCGGCTGGATTGGTCCTGCCCGAAATCGACAGCATCGACCTGCGCGGCGCCCTCCAGTTGGCCGTCCTTCGCCACGAAGGGCTGACCGGGACAAAGATCGCTGTAAGTTTCGGCAAATTGCCCAGGTCGTCGTCTCTTCCGCTCAAGACCTGCGCCTACCGCGTGGTCCAGGAGGCCCTCAGCAACGCCTACAAGCATGCGGGAGACGTTCACACCGAGGTGCGGGCCACGGTTTCAAAGAACCGGCTGTATATTACCGTAAGCGATTGCGGGCCCGGCATGCCCGATGGGGAAAGAAGCGCCAGCGCCCGCGAGCAGCTCGGACTTGCCGGTATCCGGAACAGGATCAACGCTCTCAAGGGCGAGTTCTCGATAGAGCCGCGCCAGGGCGGCGGCACTTGCATCGGCGTCGTGTTGCCGTTGAATTGA
- a CDS encoding response regulator yields MTDEKVSIAFVDDHPILLEGMKALFVNKEQFSVVALGTSANDARNIVDTHHPQILFMDLSMPGDVFSVMTEIVRKSDFTKIIVFTAFSSVDSAMRALEAGATGFVLKGATFGELFEAVNSVLRGEMYITRLYASQVLSGLRNRSRQEDDHGVDLSVRERQIVAYLLQARTNREIACSLSISEKTVKRYMTNLMLKLHARNRVEVAMRAQKLAQFKSSARAVALS; encoded by the coding sequence ATGACGGACGAAAAAGTTAGTATTGCTTTCGTTGACGACCATCCCATACTGCTTGAGGGTATGAAAGCGCTCTTTGTCAACAAGGAGCAGTTCAGCGTCGTGGCGCTCGGAACGTCAGCGAATGACGCACGAAACATCGTGGATACCCACCATCCGCAAATTCTTTTCATGGATCTGAGCATGCCGGGCGATGTTTTTTCCGTGATGACCGAAATCGTTCGGAAATCCGATTTCACGAAAATCATTGTCTTCACAGCCTTTTCGAGCGTCGACTCCGCCATGCGGGCACTTGAGGCCGGCGCGACGGGGTTCGTGCTGAAAGGTGCAACCTTCGGAGAACTGTTCGAGGCGGTGAATTCGGTGTTGCGGGGGGAAATGTACATCACCAGGCTCTATGCCAGCCAGGTGCTCAGCGGCTTGCGCAATCGGTCGCGGCAGGAAGACGATCATGGTGTCGACCTCAGCGTACGGGAACGCCAGATCGTGGCGTATCTGCTTCAGGCGCGCACCAATCGCGAGATCGCCTGCAGTCTTTCGATCAGCGAAAAGACGGTGAAGCGCTATATGACCAACCTTATGCTCAAACTCCACGCGCGCAATCGCGTCGAGGTGGCCATGCGGGCGCAGAAACTGGCGCAGTTCAAATCGAGCGCGCGGGCAGTGGCGCTCAGCTAG
- a CDS encoding VOC family protein, translating into MQLGAFSVSLAVKDIAASRAFYEKLGFEVFHGDAEQGWLIMKSPTAVIGLFQGMFEKNILTFNPGWNSDAQPVGSFTDVRDIQKSLKASGIQPEQEADETGSGPASFMVLDPDGNAILFDQHL; encoded by the coding sequence ATGCAATTGGGTGCATTTTCCGTCAGCCTGGCGGTCAAGGACATCGCCGCGTCACGCGCGTTTTACGAAAAGCTCGGGTTTGAAGTCTTTCACGGCGATGCCGAGCAGGGCTGGCTTATCATGAAGTCGCCGACGGCGGTCATCGGGCTCTTTCAGGGTATGTTCGAGAAGAACATCCTGACATTCAATCCGGGGTGGAACAGCGATGCGCAGCCGGTCGGCAGCTTTACCGACGTGCGCGACATTCAGAAATCGCTCAAGGCCTCAGGCATTCAGCCTGAGCAGGAGGCGGATGAAACCGGCAGCGGGCCTGCAAGCTTTATGGTATTGGATCCCGACGGCAACGCCATCCTGTTCGACCAGCATTTGTGA
- a CDS encoding TIGR03862 family flavoprotein has protein sequence MDKHIAIVGGGPAGLMAAEVISGAGYPVTIYEGMPTVGRKLLMAGKSGLNLTHAEVMGDFFSRFGAARERLEPVLSAFDNEAVRSWAAGLGSETFVGSSGRVFPQAMKASPLLRAWLERLAEHRVAIRTRHRWAGFEGDTLVFETPEGEVRDTFDAVVLALGGASWPKLGSDAAWVAWLEALGVSVIPFRPANCGFDVDWSAHFIERFAGAPVKAVAVGANRGEFVVSRHGVEGSLVYGQSAALRDGLEAGPTALVPDLAPDRSAKRLERDLARQPAKASFSSRLRKGAGLDGVKAGLVRELTSEAVRADPAALVGAIKALAVPLIRTRPIDEAISVAGGVGWDEVDARLMLKKLPGVFVAGEMLDWEAPTGGYLLSACLATGRVAGQGLLDHLRA, from the coding sequence ATGGACAAGCATATTGCAATCGTTGGGGGCGGCCCCGCCGGGCTGATGGCGGCCGAGGTTATCTCGGGGGCCGGATATCCCGTGACCATTTACGAGGGAATGCCAACCGTTGGACGCAAACTGCTGATGGCGGGCAAGTCCGGGCTCAACCTAACCCATGCTGAGGTGATGGGGGATTTCTTTTCCCGGTTCGGGGCGGCGCGGGAGCGGCTGGAGCCTGTGCTTTCGGCCTTCGACAATGAGGCTGTGCGGTCCTGGGCGGCGGGGCTGGGCAGCGAGACGTTCGTGGGGTCGTCGGGGCGGGTGTTTCCCCAGGCGATGAAGGCTTCGCCGCTGCTGCGGGCGTGGCTCGAACGGCTGGCAGAGCACAGAGTCGCCATTCGGACGCGACATCGCTGGGCGGGGTTCGAGGGCGACACGCTGGTGTTTGAAACGCCAGAGGGCGAGGTGCGCGACACCTTCGATGCGGTGGTGCTGGCGCTGGGCGGGGCGAGCTGGCCCAAACTGGGGTCCGATGCGGCGTGGGTGGCCTGGCTTGAAGCGCTGGGTGTCTCTGTCATCCCGTTCCGGCCGGCCAATTGCGGGTTCGATGTCGATTGGAGCGCGCATTTCATCGAACGGTTCGCGGGAGCGCCGGTGAAGGCCGTGGCGGTGGGCGCGAACCGGGGAGAGTTTGTCGTTTCCCGGCACGGGGTCGAGGGCTCGCTAGTTTATGGACAATCGGCGGCGCTGCGCGATGGGCTGGAGGCGGGGCCGACGGCGCTGGTGCCCGATCTGGCGCCGGACCGGTCTGCCAAACGGCTCGAGCGCGACCTGGCGCGGCAACCGGCCAAGGCGAGCTTTTCGAGCCGGTTGCGCAAGGGCGCGGGGCTCGATGGGGTCAAGGCCGGGTTGGTGCGGGAGCTGACCAGCGAAGCGGTGCGCGCCGACCCTGCGGCGCTGGTCGGGGCGATCAAGGCGCTGGCCGTGCCGCTGATACGAACGCGGCCGATCGACGAGGCGATTTCGGTGGCGGGCGGGGTCGGCTGGGATGAGGTTGACGCGCGGCTGATGCTGAAAAAGCTGCCGGGCGTGTTCGTGGCCGGGGAAATGCTCGACTGGGAAGCGCCGACCGGTGGGTATCTGCTCTCGGCGTGCCTTGCCACCGGACGGGTAGCGGGGCAGGGCCTGCTGGATCATCTCCGGGCGTAG